In the genome of Raphanus sativus cultivar WK10039 unplaced genomic scaffold, ASM80110v3 Scaffold1031, whole genome shotgun sequence, one region contains:
- the LOC130503587 gene encoding 2-oxoglutarate and iron-dependent oxygenase domain-containing protein CP2-like, whose protein sequence is MSSDQREAQQETTTTTTTTVDGSGTTAMRATTFSSQRLRINPNNEHRPESYEDLKLDFPSAVYSSLEKYLPQQILASDREEKVKFMTDIMLRHLPHGERSRAHRHSVYRQKIITNYQPLHKELYTLSPVDCFVPSFMKAINESSEKSFRSIISEPSPGVFVFDMLLPSFCEMMLAEVENFEKWVGETKFRIMRPNTMNKYGAVLDDFGLDSMLDKLMESYIRPITKVFFSDVGGATLDSHHGFVVEYGKDRDLDLGFHVDDSEVTLNVCLGNQFVGGELFFRGTRCERHVNTTTKSDEIYDYSHVPGQAVLHRGRHRHGARATTSGHRVNMLLWCRSSVFRELKSHQKEFSSWCGECFCEKKEEKGRALDALRKKLVKAVRAPQD, encoded by the exons ATGTCAAGCGACCAGCGAGAAGCTCAGCAGGAGACGACAACGACAACGACGACGACGGTGGACGGTAGCGGAACTACGGCGATGAGAGCGACGACGTTTTCTTCTCAGAGACTGAGGATAAACCCTAACAACGAGCATAGGCCTGAGAGTTACGAGGACCTGAAGCTCGATTTCCCCAGCGCGGTCTACTCTAGTCTCGAGAAGTACTTGCCGCAGCAAATCTTGGCCTCCGACAGGGAAGAGAAAGTCAAATTCATGACTGACATTATGCTCAGGCACCTTCCCCACGGAGAGCGTTCCAGA GCTCATAGGCACAGCGTCTATAGGCAGAAGATAATAACTAACTATCAG CCACTTCATAAGGAGTTGTATACTCTATCTCCTGTGGACTGCTTCGTCCCCTCTTTCATGAAGGCGATCAATGAGAGCTCCGAGAAAAGCTTCAGAAGCATCATATCTGAACCGTCTCCTGGTGTTTTTGTCTTTGACATGCTCCTACCTAGCTTCTGCGAGATGATGCTAGCCGAG GTAGAAAATTTTGAGAAATGGGTGGGTGAGACAAAGTTCCGAATCATGAGACCAAACACCATGAATAAATACGGTGCTGTGCTTGATGACTTTGGCTTGGACAGCATGCTTGACAAACTCATGGAGTCTTATATACGTCCCATCACCAAAG taTTCTTCAGTGATGTAGGTGGAGCAACTCTGGACTCTCACCATGGGTTTGTTGTTGAATATGGGAAAGATAGGGATCTTGATTTAG GCTTTCATGTGGACGATTCAGAGGTAACACTGAATGTTTGTTTGGGTAACCAGTTTGTGGGTGGGGAGTTATTTTTTCGTGGGACTCGGTGTGAGAGACATGTTAACACAACAACAAAGTCAGAT GAAATATATGATTATAGTCATGTACCGGGGCAAGCTGTGCTTCACCGTGGGCGCCACCGCCATGGTGCCAGAGCCACAACATCTGGACATCGAGTCAATATGCTTCTATGGTGCAGAAG CTCTGTGTTTAGAGAGCTCAAAAGTCATCAGAAGGAGTTCTCAAGCTGGTGCGGAGAGTGCTTTTGTGAAAAGAAAGAGGAGAAAGGAAGGGCGCTTGATGCTCTAAGAAAg AAATTGGTTAAAGCAGTGCGTGCACCCCAAGATTGA